GCAGCGCGCTGACGCACGAACTGGGCGACCTGGTGCGTGTGCAGCGGGTCGACGAACCGGCGGCATTGCTGCTGTCCACCGAGCAGGCGGATCAGCTGCGTTCCACGCTGCGCCAACGGCTGCTGACGGTGCAGCTGGCGCTGTTGATGCGCCAGCCCGCCATCTGGAAAAGCGAGCTCGACACCATCACCCGCACGCTCGACACCTATTACGATCGCCGCTCGCCCGATACGCTGGCGGCGCTGGGCCTGACGCGCGAGCTCTCCCAGGTGCAGGTCGCGACGCCCATGCCCGATCTGTCGGACAGCCTGGGAGCCATCGCCGCGCTGCGCGCGGATGGCGCCAGCGCCGTCAAGGGACGGGACTGATCCATGCGCGCCTGGTTCTGGACGTTGTTGCTCGCGGTCGTCGCCGTCGCGGTGGCCGTGGTGCTGCGGGCGCATCCCGGCAATGTGTTGCTGCTGGTCTGGCCCTATCGGATCGAACTGTCGCTGACGCTCGCGGTGTTGCTGCTGGTCGCGCTGTTCGTCGCCATTTACGTGGGTTTGCGCCTGCTGGCGTGGCTGCTGGCCATCCCGGATCGCATGCGCGCCTGGCGTGGCCGCCGGGCGCAGGCCCGCGATCATGAACTGCTGGAGCGCGGCTGGATCGGCCTGCTGGAAGGCCGCTACGCGCACGCCGAAAAGGATCTGGTCAAGCTGCTGGACCAGACCAAGGCGCGCAACCGCCGCGTGCTGGCCGCCCTGTCGGCGGCGCGCGCGGCGCAGGGCCTGGGCGAATTCGTGCGGCGTGACGTCATGCTGGATCGCGCGCGCGAAGAGGCGGGCAGCGACCCTGGGCTGATCGAAGCCGTGGCGACCGTCAACGCGGACCTGCTGCTCGAGCAAGGCCAGCCGGAACGGGCGCTGGAAGTGCTGGCGCCGCTCCAGGATGGCGGCGCCCGGCATCTGCACACCTTGCGCCTGTTGCTGCGGGCCGAACGTGCGCTGGGCCATCACGAACGCGTATTCACCCTGGCGCGCGGCCTGTCGCGCCGCGGCGCGCTGGCACGCGACGACGCCGCGCGCATCATCGACGTTTCCGGCGCCGCGCGCCTGCGCGCTGCGGATGGTGACGCCTGGCGCGCGATCTGGAAGGATCTCAAGGCCGAGGAACGCCTGCTGCCGGATATCGCGCTGGCGGGCGCGGCCGCCTTCGAAGCAGCCGGCGAAGCCGACGAGGCCGCCCGCATATTGGAAACGGCCATCGCGCAGGGCTTCGACCCTCGCCTGTTGAACGCCTATTCGCGCTGCGACGCCCAGCAGGTTCCCCGCCGCCTGGAGCGCGCCGAAAAATGGCTGCAGCAGCGTCCGGCGGATCCCGACGTGCTGACCGCGCTGGGCATGCTTTGCCTGACCGGCCAGCTTTGGGGCCAGGCGGAACGCTATCTGCGCCGCGCCGTCGAACGGCGCGCCGATGCGCGCACCCATGCGCTGCTGGGCAGCCTGTACGACCGCCTGGATCGCCAGGGCGACGCCATCCGGCATTGGCGGCTGGCCACGGCTGCGGGGATCGCGCTACCCGTACTGGCGGGCGACGAAGCCTTGCCGCCCGCCGATACGGACGCGGACCCGTCGCGCGTGGATCCCGAAAGCGGCTTCCTCTCGGACGCGGCGGATGCGCCGGCGCCCGCGAGCAGGCTGGTGCACGATCCGCTGCCCGACGAAGCGCCCGTGGCGGACTACGTGCTCGATCCCGACGCGCGTGGACATGCGCGGCCCCTGCTGGCCGATCCGGCGCCGTCGGCACCATCCCCCGTGTCCGCGCCGCTGGCGGCTGAATCGCCGGCCGACCTGGAAGACTACTTCGATAGCGCGCCGCTCCCCGTCACCCGTCTGGACGACGAAGATCCGCAGCCGGCCGCCCCGACCGGCGCCGCGGCGTCCAGGCGCGACGACTTCGCCGCGGATACGCCGTTCAAGCCGGGCGGCCCCGGCACCGACGGCAAGTCCTGATTCCTTTCCATCATGAAGGTTGAACCATGAGTCTCGATCACGTCCCTCCCGGCTCCAAGCTGCCGGATGAATTCAACGTCATCATCGAAATCCCCATGAACGCGGACCCGGTGAAGTACGAGGTCGACAAGGACACGGGCGCCGTGTTCGTCGACCGCTTCATGCTGACCGCCATGCACTATCCCTGCAACTACGGCTACATTCCTCAGACGCTGTCGGAAGACGGCGATCCCGCCGACGTCCTGGTGATCACGCCGTTTCCGATCCAGATCGGCTCGGTGATCCGCTGCCGCGCCCTGGGCGTGCTGGAAATGGACGACGAATCCGGGGGCGACGCCAAGCTGCTGGCCGTGCCCGTGGACAAGCTCTATCCCCCTTACCGGAACATCAAGTCCTACCAGGACCTGCCGGAAGAAGACATCCGCCGTATCCAGCACTTCTTTGAACATTACAAAGACCTGGAAAAGGGCAAATGGGTGAAGGTCAAGGGCTGGAAGGGCGTCGACGCCGCGCACGAGGAAATCACCCGCAGCGCCGAGCGTCACGCCAAGGGCGGCAAGTAGGCGTCCCTGCTTTCGACCAGACCAAAAGGGCCGGCTTGCCGGCCTTTTTGCTGCCCGCCCGCCGCGAAACGATTACACTCGCGCATGATTATTTCAGCGCCCGTCGACGGGTCGCATCTCCAACGAGGTCAACAGCATGGACTACGTTTTGCCCCCTCAGCCCGCCATGGCCGTTCCGGTAGCGGGAACCAGCGCCTTGTTTCCGGTTCGCCGCGTGTATTGCGTTGGACGCAATTACGCTGAGCATGCCAAGGAGATGGGCTTCACCGGACGCGAAGATCCGTTCTTCTTCTGCAAGCCGGCCGATGCGATCATCGCCGTGCGGGATGGCGAAACGGGCAAGATGCCCTATCCCTCGAAGACCTCGAACCTGCACTACGAAATGGAACTGGTCGTGGCCATCGGCAAGGCCGGCAAGGACATCCCGGTCGAAAAGGCGAACGAGCACATCTGGGGCTATGCGCTGGGCCTGGACATGACGCGCCGCGACCTGCAGGGCGAAGCGAAGAAGCTGGGCCGTCCCTGGGAAGTGGGCAAGGCCTTCGACCAATCGGCTCCCCTGGGTCCCATCCATCCCGTGGCCAAGACCGGCATCATGGAAAAAGCCGACATCTGGCTGGACGTGAACGGCACGCGCAAGCAGGGCAGCAACATCAGCGAACTGATCTGGAATATCCCGGAAAGCATCGCCTACCTGTCCGGCCTGTTCGAGTTGCAGCCTGGCGATCTGATCTTTACCGGCACGCCTGAAGGCGTGGGCGCCGTGGTCAAGAACGACCTGATGGTGGGTGGTGTTGCGGGTCTGGGCGAGCTGCGCGTCCAGGTGGTGTGAACGATCGCTGCCGCGCAAGGCAGGATCAGATGAAGGAGAGCAAACCATGCGCTCGAAGATGATGCTGACGACGTTGGTGGTCTTTGCGATGGTTTTGGCAGGTTGCAATACGGTTGCCGGCGCGGGCAAGGACCTGCAGCGCGCTGGCAACGCCATCACCAACGCCGCGGAGAAGTAAGCCTCGCGTCGCCGTGCCTGGCATGACGCCGCCTTCGGGCGGCGTTTTTCGTTGGGCGCGCCTGTCCGGGACTGTCGTCCGTGCCGCGCGGGATCGGCCGTGTGATGTTTCGATCCAGCTCGGCATGTACGAATAGGCGCCGCCACCGGCGATGCGCACACTGGACGCCTACCTGATCCACGGAGGCATCCATGCGCAAACATCAGCGGCTGCAGCGCGGCCAGGGCATGACCGAATACATGACAGTTTCTGAGACCCGCGTATTTATTGGCTTTGCGGGGTGGTCCTGTCTAAAAATCCAACAGGTGTCTAAAACCGCCTGTCCAAAACTGGATGTCTATCCAGCTTTCTTCCGCGGGCTGGCGACTACCTTGGCGCTCTTGTCGCGGAGGTAGATCCGGGTCGTTCGGCGGTCCGTATGGCCCAGCAGGGCGGTGGGGTCGATGCCCTGACGCTCGGCTTCGGTGCCCGACATGGCGCGCAAGTCGTGCAGGGTGACGTTCTCGACGCCGGCCTTGCCTGCGGCCAGCTTGAATGCCCGCCAAACGTTCGGATGGGCCCGCAGGCGCCCGCGGCGGCCGGCCAGAATGTACGTCATGGCCTGCACTTGGCCAACGGTTTTCTTGGCCCGCTCAATGGCTTCTCGAAGCTCCGGCGTCCAGCCGACGATCAGCTTCTTGCCGGTCTTCTGCTGCTCGATGAAGACGCCTTCCTCCTGCAGGTGGCCACGCTCGATCTTGAGCACGTCGCCGATCCGCTGGCCGGTGAGGTAACAGAGGTCCATGACGCACTGCAACCAGGGCGCCGAGTGCTGGTAGATCGCCGCGTATTCCTGGTCGCTGATGAGCCGGTCGCGGGACCGTTGCTTGAACCGCTGCACGCTGACGGTGGGGTCGGCCTGCACCAGCTCTCGGTCCAGGGCCCAGCGGAAGACCAGCCGCAGGACCGTCAGCATGCGATTGGCGATCGCCTGCCGGTCCTTGAAGCCGTCCATCATCTGGACGATGTCGCCGTGCCTGACCTGCTCGGGCCGGAAGTCGGCGAAAACCTCCTTCAGCAACTGTGCACAGTGCTGGTACTGCTTGACGGTCGCCGGCGCGCGCCCGTCCGTGACTGCCGGCAGAGCCTTGTCAATGAGGGCTACCATGCCGTCCTTTGGGGCGGCCACCAGCCGGGCGTATTCCGTCAGGGCCTGGTGCAGGTCGCCGCCCAGGCGCTGCCATTTCCCTTGCTTAACGAGATAGTAGGCGCCGTGCTTCTGGTAAACGCACGCGGGGAGGTGTCGGTCCTTGGTTCTTGTTCGCATAGCCCAACGCGGCTTCCATGGCGGCCCGGAGCACGACAGGTGTGCCGTCCGGCCGGATCTTGAAGGGGATGCCCAGCTGCTTAAGGGCGTCACATTGTGCCCCTTTCCGCGAGCGGTGCGTCAATTCGGTGATTTCCTCGGGGGTGAGCGTGATCACGGGTTTCCCCCTGGAACCTCCGGCCCGCCGGCCGCCACAGACCCGCGGTGGACCAGGCAGGATGATCCGGAGGTCGCCGGCGGCGTCCCCTCGGGCTGGCCGGGTTCACCTCCTAGCGCAGCGGCAGCGCTCAGATCGGCAATGGCCTGCGCATATCCCGCCTGATAGCCATCCCACGACGATTGCACGTAGGGGTTGCTGTAGTCGCCCGCCGTATTCCGCGCTCGCACTGCGCCCTTGTCCCAGGCTTCGAACTTCTGGCGTAGGTCGGCTGGCGCCGCCTTCGCCGCTCTCCTGAGCAGGTCGTTAGCGTCCATCGCCGGGCTCCTTCGCCAGTTTCGCTGCGCGCCGAAGTTCCTTGATGAAGACCTCCAGCATGTAGACCGGCACGTTGATGCGGTTGTCGCCGTTGGAGATCCAGATCTCCGCCTGGTGGCCGTAGTGACCAATGCAGACTGCCGGGCCGTAGTGTTCGTCCATGGTGGGGTCAGGCGGCATCGTGAGGGCGGCGGTGCAGGTTTCGCCCACGCTGAATTTAACGAGTCCCATGGTCATCTCCCTGTTCTGCGGCACGCTGGGCGCGGGTGGACGGAAAAGGGGCGGCAGGAACATGTTTTCGCTTGGCAGATTTCTTATTCATAACCTACTCTGCTGGCTTTTGAGTGGAGGAAGGGATGGACATCGCTTTCGAACCAACAAATTCATTTTGCTATCGCTTCGCGCGCTACAAGGCGCTGCCTGAAATACTGCAACAGCCTGAAGTTGCCTCAGGTGACCAATTTAGACTCATCGAGTTTGTGCGCGCGGTTACGGACAAATACCTCACCGATGAACAACAGTCGGCGACCTTCGAGCGGCCTCGAGCCGGCGGGTCCGTGTCTGTCGGGAAGACGATCCGTTTCTATGTCCCATTCATTGCGAAAAATACAGGGCAGTTGATCAACCTGGGCGCCGGACTTTTCCGAATCCCTGGTGACGAGGAAGATGACCTCGAAGAGGCAGAACTTGAAGGTGAGGAACTAGCCGGTGAGACCGCCGAAGAAAGCACCTTGGCCGGAACGCTATATGCCTTCACATTCCCCATGCTGATGCGCGACGGCGCGCCATTCCCCATCAAGATAGGGCTCGCTTCAGGGGATGCCGAAAAGCGGGTCGCGGACCAGTGTCGAAAGTCGGCCGCGTTCGAGAATCCGCGCATATTGGGAACCTGGCCTGCAAAGCGGGTGCGGGCGTTGGAACTCGCAGTCCACAACACATTGAAGATCCGCGGCCGTTGGCGCGAGAATGTGCCAGGCCTTGAGTGGTTTGATACGACGATCGATGAGGTTGACTCGATCGTCAGATTCATCGAAGAGCGATAGCCCCACACGTGACTGAGAAGCGAGATCGTGGTCATGCGGCGATCTTCCGTGTTTTGGCTTCCTTAGGCGTCCAAGCGGCAAGATCGGGCACGTTCGCGCGTGCCAGCGCGGCGGCGAGCGGCGGGCAGACGCTGTTGCCGCACATGCGCACCTGGGCGTGCTTTGGAAGCCGGCGGCCGTTGATGGTCGGGGCGATGATGTAGTCGGCGGGGAAGCCCTGGGCTGCATACAGCTCGTGCGGCTCCAGCATCCGCATGCCGATGTCGGCGATGACATATTCCTCGCCTGCGACCGTCACCAGACCGATGCGGTCCTTGGTGGGGATGGTGTGCATCGGGTCGCGGCAGTCCTGATCCTGGCCGCCTTCGCTGTAGTACTTCACCAGGAAGGCGCGCACGTCGGCGACATGGCTGCCGCCGGCGGTCAGCGTAGGCATGGGCTGTTCTGTAGCGTGGCCGAACTGGTTGTTGTGCACCTTCGCCAGGTGCGAAGTCACAATGCAGGTGTCCGCCTTGGCGGTCACCGTCTGCGCCGGCTCTCCAGCATCGCGCGGCCGGCTCTGGCCGGCGCGGCCACCGCAGCCGACCAGTTGCGCGGCGACCAAGGCGTGATGGTCCACCGTCGTGGCCGTATGGGCCGGGCCATCCAGCGGCGCGCCGGGCCCGTCGTAGTTGCCGCCATAGTGCTTGGCCAGGAAAGCCGATACCAAAGCATGCTTGATGCCGCCGGCGACCACCGTGCCGAGCGGCTTGTCCAGGTACAGTGCCCGCGGTGCCTGTCCGGGGGCTTCGCCGTACCCCGCCTGCACAAGGGTCGGCGCGACCATGGCGAAGTGGCCGCCGCGGACCTCGGCGCATTGGGTGCGCAGCGGCGTGCCGGCGTCGAAGTTGCGCTGCGTCGAGCCGTTTGCATGCTCGGTCAGGAATGGGGCGATGATGCCCAGCGCGTGCGGAGCGCCGGCGGGATTCTCCTTGGGGCCTGCCGTAATGTTCGGCATCGGTTCGCCCAGGTCGGCACCGGTCGATCCGGTCCGGAACTTCGTGATGTGAGGCGCAACCACGTGCCGATGGTTCTCCGTCGTCAGGGCGCCAAACGGGCGATTCGTCGGCACAGGCTTCCCCGAATAGACCGGGCCGCCGGCGCCGACGATGAAGGGCTCCGCCGCGTCGATGACATAACGCCGGATGCCGCGCGCGATACGTTTCAGCGTCGCCTCGGCAAGCGGCCGCTGGCGCTCGAAGATGGACGGGCAGGGGATGGACCAGTCAATGCAGTCCGCCGCGGTCCGCCAGGGCTTGCTCAGGCCAGCCAGGACCTCGGGCGACGTCGGCGCGCCGTGCGTCGGCTCAGGCCAGACGATCGGCTGACCATCGCATCGCGCGATCAGAAACAGGCGCTTGCGGATGGTCGGCGCGCCGTAGTCGCAGGCGCGCAGCTCGCGGTGTTCGACGGCGTATCCCTTTTCCTGCAATTGGCGGATGAATGATCGGAACGTTTTGCCCTTTCGCGTCGGGCACGGCTGACCGTTATCAAGCAGCGGGCCCCAGGTGCGGAACTCCTCGACGTTCTCCAGCATGATGACGCGCGGCCGCACTAGGGCAGCCCAGCGCAGCACGATCCACGCCAAGCCACGTATGCGCTTGTCGCGGGGCTTGCCGCCCTTGGCCTTGCTGAAGTGCTTGCAGTCGGGGCTGAACCACGCCAGCCCAACGGGCCGTCCCTGGGTCGCCTCCAGCGGATCTACATCCCATACGGATTCGCAGTAGTGGCGCGTCTGCGGGTGGTTGATCTCGTGCATCGCCACGGCCTCGGGGTCGTGGTTGATCGCGATATCGACGCAGCGGCCAAGGGCCATTTCGATGCCGGTGGATGCTCCGCCGCCGCCGGCGAAGTTGTCCACGATAATCTCCGGGTGAACGTCCAGGACAAACTGGTCGCGGATCATGATGCGGCTTCCTCCTGCCCCGGAAACGGCACATCGCGCCCGGGCTTCTGCCTGCGCTTCCTGCTGTTGCGACTCATCGCCGCGCCGCAGTACGATTCCCGATCAACAGGGAGCGCAACATGCTGGAAGGAACCTATCGGTCCGAGTCGGGGCGCGATATCGAATACCAGGTGGAATTCACGATCGAGGGCAGTAACATTGTCTGGAAGGGCCGCGCACGGCTTCACTGCACCGTCTGGACGGATATTCCGGGCGGCGTCGATAAGAGCTTCGATCCCGGATTCGTTGCCGAGGAAGTGCATGCCTTGATGCATGCGGCCATTGAAGATCGGTTGCGCGGCGAGGCGGGGTAGGGTGTTGCGGGGCATGGAGGGGGAGCGGTACGATCGGCGCCGGTTCAACCTTGGGAGAGGGGAATGACCGCGTTCGAAACAGCCATCCAAGTCAGCGGCGCTGCGGCCAACTGGGCCTCCGCCATCGCCACCGGAGCGGCGTCGATCATCGCGCTCTGGCTTGGAACGGCGGACGCGAGACGTCGCGCAAATGAGAGCCGACTGATGGGCGATACGGTCCGCGCTTTGCTTGAGCTCGAATTGCATGCGGTGGCCGTGGCTGCAGAGAAATTGCCGGCCGCGCTCGCACGCATCCGGAGCGATCCGCCCGGAAGCCGGAATGACGACGGGCACATCGCGTTTCTCCGCTTCACGGCCAGTCGATTGTTGACTCCTGCAGCGCAAGCGAATTTCGCTCAACTGATTCATCTTGGTGAGCGTGAGTCGAAATTGGTCGCCGCTATCGTCGGCGAGACGGTCAGACTCAAACGAACTCTGGAAGATTGGACCGAGCACTATGCAAACATGGACAGGCGCGAGCTGGTGATCGATAGCATCGAAGAAAGAGCGGTCGACATAGCTCAGGCCATCCGGCTGTTGCCGTGGGCCGCGAAGGAGACGGCTTAGCACCTTTTGACCCTCCCGAACTCCACCACCCACACCCAGGGATTGTCTTCCCAGGAGCCTGCCCCGTTGATATCCCGCCAGAGATTGCGGAAGTCATCTATCGAAGCGGAATGTGGAAAGCTGCACCCGCACGGCTCTGGCTCGCCGCAGCTAAGACAACCCCGGACCGGAATTCCCTCGGCGTGAGCGTCGGCTGGCGTTATTTGCTGCAACCGCTCCACGC
This genomic interval from Bordetella genomosp. 9 contains the following:
- a CDS encoding DNA cytosine methyltransferase; the encoded protein is MIRDQFVLDVHPEIIVDNFAGGGGASTGIEMALGRCVDIAINHDPEAVAMHEINHPQTRHYCESVWDVDPLEATQGRPVGLAWFSPDCKHFSKAKGGKPRDKRIRGLAWIVLRWAALVRPRVIMLENVEEFRTWGPLLDNGQPCPTRKGKTFRSFIRQLQEKGYAVEHRELRACDYGAPTIRKRLFLIARCDGQPIVWPEPTHGAPTSPEVLAGLSKPWRTAADCIDWSIPCPSIFERQRPLAEATLKRIARGIRRYVIDAAEPFIVGAGGPVYSGKPVPTNRPFGALTTENHRHVVAPHITKFRTGSTGADLGEPMPNITAGPKENPAGAPHALGIIAPFLTEHANGSTQRNFDAGTPLRTQCAEVRGGHFAMVAPTLVQAGYGEAPGQAPRALYLDKPLGTVVAGGIKHALVSAFLAKHYGGNYDGPGAPLDGPAHTATTVDHHALVAAQLVGCGGRAGQSRPRDAGEPAQTVTAKADTCIVTSHLAKVHNNQFGHATEQPMPTLTAGGSHVADVRAFLVKYYSEGGQDQDCRDPMHTIPTKDRIGLVTVAGEEYVIADIGMRMLEPHELYAAQGFPADYIIAPTINGRRLPKHAQVRMCGNSVCPPLAAALARANVPDLAAWTPKEAKTRKIAA
- a CDS encoding DUF4224 domain-containing protein produces the protein MITLTPEEITELTHRSRKGAQCDALKQLGIPFKIRPDGTPVVLRAAMEAALGYANKNQGPTPPRVRLPEARRLLSR
- a CDS encoding tyrosine-type recombinase/integrase; protein product: MRTRTKDRHLPACVYQKHGAYYLVKQGKWQRLGGDLHQALTEYARLVAAPKDGMVALIDKALPAVTDGRAPATVKQYQHCAQLLKEVFADFRPEQVRHGDIVQMMDGFKDRQAIANRMLTVLRLVFRWALDRELVQADPTVSVQRFKQRSRDRLISDQEYAAIYQHSAPWLQCVMDLCYLTGQRIGDVLKIERGHLQEEGVFIEQQKTGKKLIVGWTPELREAIERAKKTVGQVQAMTYILAGRRGRLRAHPNVWRAFKLAAGKAGVENVTLHDLRAMSGTEAERQGIDPTALLGHTDRRTTRIYLRDKSAKVVASPRKKAG
- the ppa gene encoding inorganic diphosphatase — translated: MSLDHVPPGSKLPDEFNVIIEIPMNADPVKYEVDKDTGAVFVDRFMLTAMHYPCNYGYIPQTLSEDGDPADVLVITPFPIQIGSVIRCRALGVLEMDDESGGDAKLLAVPVDKLYPPYRNIKSYQDLPEEDIRRIQHFFEHYKDLEKGKWVKVKGWKGVDAAHEEITRSAERHAKGGK
- a CDS encoding GIY-YIG nuclease family protein is translated as MDIAFEPTNSFCYRFARYKALPEILQQPEVASGDQFRLIEFVRAVTDKYLTDEQQSATFERPRAGGSVSVGKTIRFYVPFIAKNTGQLINLGAGLFRIPGDEEDDLEEAELEGEELAGETAEESTLAGTLYAFTFPMLMRDGAPFPIKIGLASGDAEKRVADQCRKSAAFENPRILGTWPAKRVRALELAVHNTLKIRGRWRENVPGLEWFDTTIDEVDSIVRFIEER
- a CDS encoding heme biosynthesis HemY N-terminal domain-containing protein, which produces MRAWFWTLLLAVVAVAVAVVLRAHPGNVLLLVWPYRIELSLTLAVLLLVALFVAIYVGLRLLAWLLAIPDRMRAWRGRRAQARDHELLERGWIGLLEGRYAHAEKDLVKLLDQTKARNRRVLAALSAARAAQGLGEFVRRDVMLDRAREEAGSDPGLIEAVATVNADLLLEQGQPERALEVLAPLQDGGARHLHTLRLLLRAERALGHHERVFTLARGLSRRGALARDDAARIIDVSGAARLRAADGDAWRAIWKDLKAEERLLPDIALAGAAAFEAAGEADEAARILETAIAQGFDPRLLNAYSRCDAQQVPRRLERAEKWLQQRPADPDVLTALGMLCLTGQLWGQAERYLRRAVERRADARTHALLGSLYDRLDRQGDAIRHWRLATAAGIALPVLAGDEALPPADTDADPSRVDPESGFLSDAADAPAPASRLVHDPLPDEAPVADYVLDPDARGHARPLLADPAPSAPSPVSAPLAAESPADLEDYFDSAPLPVTRLDDEDPQPAAPTGAAASRRDDFAADTPFKPGGPGTDGKS
- a CDS encoding fumarylacetoacetate hydrolase family protein, which translates into the protein MDYVLPPQPAMAVPVAGTSALFPVRRVYCVGRNYAEHAKEMGFTGREDPFFFCKPADAIIAVRDGETGKMPYPSKTSNLHYEMELVVAIGKAGKDIPVEKANEHIWGYALGLDMTRRDLQGEAKKLGRPWEVGKAFDQSAPLGPIHPVAKTGIMEKADIWLDVNGTRKQGSNISELIWNIPESIAYLSGLFELQPGDLIFTGTPEGVGAVVKNDLMVGGVAGLGELRVQVV
- a CDS encoding entericidin A/B family lipoprotein, giving the protein MRSKMMLTTLVVFAMVLAGCNTVAGAGKDLQRAGNAITNAAEK